A region from the Paraburkholderia youngii genome encodes:
- a CDS encoding Tex family protein, with the protein MTETVALKIVQRIATELSVQPRQVAAAVELLDEGATVPFIARYRKEVTGNLDDTQLRNLEERLLYLRELEDRRAAIIASIDEQGKLTVELRSAIEGADSKQVLEDLYLPYKPKRRTRAQIAREAGLQPLADALLGDPLLDPQTEAAAYVDAEKGVADVKAALDGARDILSEQFGETAELLGKLRDYLFNQGVVSSKVVEGKETAEEEKFRDYYDYAETIRTVPSHRALALFRGRNAGVLMIKLGLGEELDAQVPHPGEALIARHFGIANQNRPADKWLSDVCRWCWRVKVQPHLENELLTNLRDEAEHEAIRVFARNLKDLLLAAPAGPKAVIGLDPGLRTGVKVAVVDRTGKVLATDTIYPHEPRRDWDGSLAKLARLAAQTQAELISIGNGTASRETDKLASELIARHPELKLQKIVVSEAGASVYSASELAAKEFPDMDVSLRGAVSIARRLQDPLAELVKIEPKAIGVGQYQHDVNQRELARSLDAVVEDCVNAVGVDANTASVALLARVSGLNATLARNIVDYRDANGPFPSREHLRKVPRLGDKTFEQAAGFLRINNGENPLDRSSVHPEAYPVVQRILAKISKQVGEVLGNRDALRGLSPTEFVDERFGLPTVRDILVELEKPGRDPRPEFKTATFREGVEKVSDLIPGMVLEGVVTNVAAFGAFIDVGVHQDGLVHVSAMSTKFVKDPHEVVKAGQIVKVKVLEVDVKRQRIALTMRLDDEPGAAAARSGGGAQQDRSGSGGLNRGGAGRGAPQRSREPEPGGAMAAAFAKLKQK; encoded by the coding sequence ATGACGGAAACCGTAGCACTCAAGATCGTCCAGCGCATCGCCACCGAACTGTCCGTCCAGCCGCGCCAGGTCGCGGCCGCGGTGGAACTACTCGACGAAGGCGCGACCGTTCCGTTCATTGCCCGTTACCGCAAGGAAGTGACCGGCAATCTCGACGATACGCAACTGCGTAATCTCGAGGAACGCCTGCTCTATCTGCGCGAGCTGGAAGACCGGCGCGCGGCGATCATTGCGAGCATCGACGAACAGGGCAAGCTCACCGTCGAGCTGCGTAGCGCGATCGAAGGCGCCGACAGCAAACAGGTGCTGGAAGACCTCTATCTGCCGTACAAGCCGAAGCGCCGCACGCGCGCGCAAATCGCGCGTGAAGCCGGTTTGCAGCCGCTCGCTGACGCGCTGCTCGGCGATCCGCTGCTCGATCCGCAAACCGAAGCCGCGGCGTACGTGGACGCCGAGAAAGGCGTCGCCGATGTGAAGGCCGCGCTCGACGGCGCGCGTGACATCCTCTCCGAGCAGTTCGGCGAAACCGCCGAACTGCTCGGCAAGCTGCGCGACTATCTGTTCAACCAGGGCGTGGTGTCGTCGAAGGTCGTGGAAGGCAAGGAAACGGCGGAGGAAGAGAAGTTCCGCGACTACTACGACTACGCCGAAACGATCCGCACGGTGCCGTCGCATCGCGCGCTCGCGCTGTTCCGCGGCCGCAATGCCGGCGTGCTGATGATCAAGCTGGGTCTCGGCGAAGAGCTCGACGCGCAGGTGCCGCACCCGGGTGAAGCGCTGATCGCGCGGCACTTCGGCATCGCCAATCAGAACCGCCCCGCCGACAAGTGGCTCTCCGATGTGTGCCGCTGGTGCTGGCGCGTGAAGGTGCAGCCGCACCTGGAAAACGAGCTGCTGACCAATCTGCGCGACGAAGCCGAACACGAAGCGATCCGCGTGTTCGCACGCAATCTGAAAGACCTGCTGCTCGCGGCGCCCGCTGGGCCGAAGGCCGTGATCGGTCTCGATCCGGGCTTGCGCACCGGCGTGAAAGTGGCGGTGGTCGACCGCACCGGCAAGGTGCTCGCGACCGACACGATCTACCCGCACGAGCCGCGCCGCGACTGGGACGGCTCGCTCGCGAAGCTCGCGCGCCTTGCCGCGCAAACGCAGGCCGAGCTGATCAGCATCGGCAACGGCACCGCGTCGCGTGAGACGGACAAGCTCGCGAGCGAGCTGATCGCGCGTCACCCGGAGCTAAAGCTGCAGAAGATCGTCGTGTCGGAAGCGGGTGCGTCCGTGTACTCGGCGTCCGAACTCGCGGCGAAGGAATTCCCCGACATGGACGTGTCGCTGCGCGGCGCGGTGTCGATCGCGCGACGTCTGCAGGACCCTCTCGCCGAGCTCGTGAAGATCGAGCCGAAGGCGATCGGCGTCGGCCAGTATCAGCACGACGTGAACCAGCGCGAACTCGCGCGCTCGCTCGACGCGGTCGTCGAAGACTGCGTGAACGCGGTCGGCGTCGATGCGAATACCGCGTCGGTCGCGCTGCTCGCACGGGTCTCGGGCTTGAACGCGACGCTCGCGCGCAACATCGTCGACTATCGCGATGCGAACGGGCCGTTCCCGTCGCGCGAGCATCTGCGTAAGGTGCCGCGTCTCGGCGACAAGACCTTCGAGCAGGCCGCTGGCTTCCTGCGCATCAACAACGGCGAGAATCCGCTCGACCGTTCGTCGGTGCACCCGGAAGCTTATCCGGTCGTCCAGCGCATTCTCGCGAAGATCAGCAAGCAGGTCGGCGAAGTGCTCGGCAATCGCGACGCGTTGCGCGGACTGTCACCCACTGAATTCGTCGATGAACGCTTCGGTCTGCCGACCGTGCGCGATATCCTGGTCGAACTGGAAAAGCCGGGCCGCGATCCGCGCCCCGAATTCAAGACCGCGACGTTCCGCGAAGGTGTCGAGAAGGTCAGCGACCTGATCCCGGGCATGGTGCTCGAAGGCGTCGTGACGAACGTCGCGGCGTTCGGCGCATTCATCGACGTCGGCGTGCATCAGGACGGTCTCGTGCACGTGTCGGCGATGTCGACGAAGTTCGTGAAGGACCCGCACGAGGTCGTGAAGGCCGGTCAGATTGTCAAGGTCAAGGTGCTGGAGGTCGACGTGAAACGCCAGCGCATCGCGCTGACGATGCGTCTCGATGACGAACCCGGCGCGGCGGCCGCGCGCAGCGGCGGCGGTGCGCAGCAGGATCGCAGCGGCTCGGGCGGCCTCAACCGCGGCGGAGCGGGACGCGGCGCGCCGCAGCGCTCGCGCGAACCGGAGCCGGGCGGCGCGATGGCGGCCGCGTTTGCCAAGCTCAAGCAGAAGTGA
- a CDS encoding adenylosuccinate synthase: MSASAVNVNPGRNVVVVGTQWGDEGKGKIVDWLTDHAQGVVRFQGGHNAGHTLIIGGKKTILRLIPSGIMHAGVACYIGNGVVLSPEALFKEIGELEAAGIDVQKRLFISEATTLILPYHIAIDQGREARRGASKIGTTGRGIGPAYEDKVARRGLRVQDLFDASAFAERLRENLDYHNFVLTQYLGAAAVDFQQTLDTMLSYADRLKPMVTDVSRRLYDVNANGGNLLFEGAQGTLLDIDHGTYPFVTSSNCVAGAATAGAGVGPQKLNYILGITKAYCTRVGSGPFPSELYDADNTSRQDPIGLELATVGKEFGSVTGRPRRTGWLDVSALRRSIQINGVTGLCMTKLDVLDGLDEVKLCVGYTVDGQNVDLLPRGATEVARCVPVYETFAGWKESTVGIKEWDKLPANARAYLTRVQEVAGIPIDMVSTGPDRDETILLRHPFKV; encoded by the coding sequence ATGTCTGCCAGCGCAGTGAATGTGAACCCCGGGCGCAACGTCGTCGTCGTGGGTACCCAATGGGGTGATGAGGGCAAGGGCAAGATCGTCGACTGGCTGACGGACCACGCTCAGGGCGTCGTTCGCTTCCAGGGCGGTCACAATGCCGGTCACACGCTTATCATCGGCGGCAAGAAAACCATCTTGCGTCTGATTCCGTCGGGCATCATGCATGCCGGCGTCGCGTGCTATATCGGCAATGGCGTCGTGTTGTCGCCGGAAGCGCTGTTCAAGGAAATCGGCGAACTCGAAGCCGCCGGCATCGACGTCCAGAAGCGTCTGTTCATTTCCGAAGCCACCACGCTGATCCTGCCGTATCACATCGCGATCGACCAGGGCCGCGAAGCGCGCCGCGGCGCGAGCAAGATCGGCACGACCGGCCGCGGCATCGGCCCGGCATATGAAGACAAGGTCGCGCGCCGCGGCCTGCGCGTGCAGGACCTGTTCGACGCGTCAGCCTTCGCCGAGCGTCTGCGCGAAAACCTCGACTACCACAACTTCGTGCTCACGCAGTACCTCGGTGCAGCCGCGGTCGACTTCCAGCAAACGCTCGACACGATGCTGAGCTACGCCGACCGTCTGAAGCCGATGGTCACCGACGTGTCGCGCCGCCTGTACGACGTCAACGCAAACGGCGGCAATCTGCTGTTCGAAGGCGCGCAGGGCACGCTGCTCGACATCGACCACGGCACCTATCCGTTCGTCACGTCGAGCAACTGCGTGGCGGGTGCCGCGACAGCGGGCGCGGGCGTCGGTCCGCAGAAGCTCAACTACATCCTCGGCATCACCAAGGCGTACTGCACGCGTGTTGGTTCGGGCCCGTTCCCGAGCGAACTGTACGATGCGGACAATACCTCGCGTCAAGACCCGATCGGCCTCGAACTCGCCACCGTCGGCAAGGAATTCGGCTCGGTCACCGGCCGTCCGCGCCGCACCGGCTGGCTCGACGTCTCGGCGCTGCGCCGCTCGATCCAGATCAACGGCGTGACGGGTCTGTGCATGACCAAGCTCGACGTGCTCGACGGTCTCGACGAGGTGAAGCTGTGCGTCGGCTATACGGTCGACGGACAGAACGTCGATCTGCTGCCGCGCGGCGCGACGGAAGTCGCGCGCTGCGTACCGGTCTACGAAACCTTCGCGGGCTGGAAGGAAAGCACGGTCGGCATCAAGGAATGGGACAAGCTGCCCGCCAACGCGCGTGCGTACCTGACGCGCGTGCAGGAAGTCGCGGGCATTCCGATCGACATGGTGTCCACCGGTCCGGATCGCGACGAAACGATTCTGCTGCGTCATCCGTTCAAGGTTTAA
- a CDS encoding potassium transporter Kup: protein MTDNNHEHKQPLPSLAIAAIGVVFGDIGTSPLYSLKEAFSPSHGIPLTDQSILGVISLLFWAIMIVVGVKYVLFVMRADNNGEGGVLALMALALRSADQKSKMAGLLMMLGIFGACMFYGDAVITPAISVISAVEGLEIAAPHLSHLVIPLTIVILIVLFWIQRHGTATVGRLFGPIMMLWFLVLALLGLWHIMQSPNVIRALNPYYAYTFMAAHVLQAYVVLGSVVLVLTGAEALYADMGHFGAKPIRMAWYVLVMPSLVLNYFGQGALLMHDSKAIENPFFLLAPDWALLPLVVLSTVATVIASQAVISGAYSLTSQAIQLGYVPRMKVLHTSELAIGQIYVPVVNWMLLFIILCIVIAFKSSDNLAAAYGIAVTATMVITTILACVVMVKVWNWNKLLVGLIIGVFLVVDLGFFGANLLKVEEGGWLPLCIGGLLFFLLMTWFKGRMIVKERTAADGIPLMPFLQGLLAHPPHRVSGTAIYLTGSDSLVPVSLLHNLKHNKVLHERTIFLTFVTRDIPYVKDSDRVTVKDMNGGLWLVKAAYGFNETPDVKAVLLDVGRSHDMTFELMDTSFFLARETVVPTQLPGMSVWRERVFAWMHQNAAKPTDFFSIPANRVVELGTKIEI from the coding sequence ATGACAGATAACAACCACGAACACAAACAGCCGCTTCCTTCCCTTGCGATTGCCGCGATCGGAGTGGTGTTCGGCGACATCGGTACGAGTCCGTTGTACTCGCTGAAGGAAGCCTTCAGCCCGTCGCACGGTATCCCGTTGACCGATCAGTCGATCCTGGGCGTGATCTCGCTGCTGTTCTGGGCAATCATGATCGTAGTCGGCGTCAAGTACGTGCTGTTCGTGATGCGCGCCGACAACAACGGCGAGGGCGGCGTCCTCGCGCTGATGGCGCTGGCGTTGCGCTCGGCCGATCAGAAATCGAAAATGGCCGGCCTGCTGATGATGCTCGGCATCTTCGGCGCCTGCATGTTTTACGGCGACGCGGTGATCACGCCAGCGATCTCGGTGATCTCGGCGGTCGAAGGTCTGGAAATCGCCGCGCCGCATCTGTCGCATCTGGTGATTCCGCTGACCATCGTGATCCTGATCGTGCTGTTCTGGATCCAGCGGCACGGCACGGCCACGGTCGGCCGTCTGTTCGGGCCGATCATGATGCTGTGGTTCCTCGTGCTTGCCTTGCTCGGCCTGTGGCACATCATGCAGTCGCCGAACGTGATCCGCGCGCTCAATCCGTACTACGCGTACACCTTCATGGCCGCGCACGTGCTGCAGGCCTACGTGGTGCTCGGCTCGGTCGTGCTGGTCCTGACCGGCGCCGAAGCGCTGTACGCGGACATGGGCCACTTCGGCGCGAAGCCGATCCGCATGGCGTGGTACGTGCTCGTGATGCCGTCGCTGGTGCTGAACTACTTCGGCCAGGGCGCGTTGCTGATGCACGACTCGAAGGCGATCGAAAATCCGTTCTTCCTGCTCGCGCCGGACTGGGCGCTGTTGCCGCTCGTCGTGCTGTCGACGGTTGCGACGGTGATCGCGTCGCAGGCGGTGATTTCGGGCGCGTACTCGCTGACGAGCCAGGCGATCCAGCTCGGCTACGTGCCGCGCATGAAGGTCCTGCACACGTCCGAACTCGCGATCGGGCAGATCTATGTGCCGGTCGTGAACTGGATGCTGCTGTTCATCATCCTTTGCATCGTGATCGCGTTCAAGAGCTCCGACAATCTGGCGGCCGCGTACGGTATCGCGGTGACGGCAACGATGGTGATCACGACGATCCTCGCGTGCGTCGTGATGGTGAAGGTGTGGAACTGGAACAAACTGCTCGTCGGACTCATCATCGGCGTGTTCCTGGTGGTCGACCTCGGCTTTTTCGGCGCGAATCTGCTGAAGGTCGAAGAGGGCGGCTGGTTGCCGCTGTGCATCGGCGGCTTGCTGTTCTTCCTGCTGATGACGTGGTTCAAGGGCAGGATGATCGTGAAGGAACGCACGGCCGCCGACGGTATTCCGCTGATGCCGTTCCTGCAAGGCCTGCTCGCGCATCCGCCGCATCGCGTGTCGGGCACCGCGATCTATCTGACCGGCAGCGATTCGCTGGTGCCGGTGAGCCTGCTGCATAACCTGAAGCACAACAAGGTGCTGCATGAGCGCACGATCTTCCTGACCTTCGTCACGCGCGACATTCCGTATGTGAAAGACTCCGATCGCGTGACCGTGAAGGACATGAACGGCGGCCTGTGGCTGGTGAAGGCAGCCTACGGTTTTAACGAAACGCCCGACGTAAAGGCGGTGCTGCTCGACGTCGGCCGCTCGCACGACATGACGTTCGAATTGATGGACACGTCGTTCTTCCTCGCGCGCGAAACGGTGGTGCCGACGCAATTGCCGGGCATGTCGGTGTGGCGCGAGCGTGTGTTCGCGTGGATGCATCAGAACGCCGCCAAGCCGACCGACTTCTTCAGCATCCCGGCTAACCGGGTCGTGGAACTGGGGACTAAGATCGAGATTTGA
- the hflK gene encoding FtsH protease activity modulator HflK, which translates to MNDYNERSIWLRMRALLSLNDPRWGRGDGNGDRQRPNDPKRPGRDGEGPPDLDEMWRDFNRRLSRIFGRKGGGVGGGRPDNGRGARLGVGIVIGVLIAIYLGSGVFVVQDGQAAVVLQFGKYRYTAAQGVHWRLPYPFESHEFVNVGQIRQVEIGRSNVVRLANVKDSSMLTHDGDIVDVRFAVQYQVRKPNDFLFRSVDPDQSVMHAAQAAVRGIVGAHSTSDILDQDHETLRQQLIASIQQSLDQYQSGLGVTGVTIQSVQVPEQVQPAFADAAKVHDENERAKRDAQAYAAELVPRAQADVDRQVQEAKTYSQSTVAQAQAEAERFKQVYAQYEKAPALVRFRLYMETMQQIYANATKVFVDAKNGNNVLYLPLDRLVEQNRERQAAAAGAAASGPAVAGAPQAASAAAPSAASAAETGAAAGSAAEGASGPAASAPAPASRPSAASLRSREAFRNRMREEDVQ; encoded by the coding sequence GTGAACGATTACAACGAGCGGAGTATCTGGCTGCGTATGCGCGCCTTGCTTTCACTGAACGATCCGCGTTGGGGCCGGGGCGACGGCAACGGCGACCGGCAACGGCCGAACGATCCGAAGCGACCGGGACGCGACGGTGAGGGTCCGCCCGATCTCGACGAAATGTGGCGCGATTTCAATCGCCGTCTGTCCCGGATTTTCGGGCGCAAGGGCGGCGGTGTCGGCGGCGGCCGTCCGGACAACGGCCGCGGCGCTCGCCTCGGCGTCGGCATCGTAATCGGCGTGCTGATCGCAATCTATCTCGGCAGCGGCGTGTTCGTCGTACAGGATGGCCAGGCGGCCGTCGTGCTGCAGTTCGGCAAGTATCGCTATACCGCGGCGCAGGGCGTGCACTGGCGTCTGCCGTATCCGTTCGAGTCCCACGAGTTCGTCAACGTCGGCCAGATCCGCCAGGTCGAGATCGGCCGTAGCAACGTGGTGCGTCTCGCCAACGTGAAGGATTCATCGATGCTCACGCACGACGGCGACATCGTCGACGTGCGCTTCGCCGTGCAGTACCAGGTGCGTAAGCCCAACGACTTTCTGTTTCGCAGCGTCGATCCGGATCAGAGCGTGATGCATGCCGCGCAGGCGGCGGTGCGCGGCATCGTCGGAGCGCACAGCACCAGCGATATTCTCGATCAGGATCACGAAACACTGCGCCAGCAGCTGATCGCGTCGATCCAGCAATCGCTCGATCAGTATCAGTCCGGTCTCGGAGTCACGGGTGTGACGATTCAGAGCGTGCAGGTGCCCGAGCAGGTGCAACCCGCGTTCGCCGACGCTGCGAAGGTGCACGACGAAAACGAACGCGCGAAACGCGATGCGCAGGCTTATGCCGCCGAGCTCGTGCCGCGCGCGCAAGCCGACGTCGATCGTCAGGTCCAGGAAGCCAAGACCTACAGCCAGAGCACGGTCGCGCAGGCGCAGGCCGAGGCCGAGCGCTTCAAGCAGGTCTACGCGCAATACGAGAAGGCGCCGGCCCTCGTGCGCTTCCGCCTGTACATGGAAACCATGCAGCAGATTTACGCGAACGCGACCAAGGTGTTCGTCGACGCGAAAAACGGCAACAACGTGCTGTATCTGCCGCTCGACAGGCTCGTCGAGCAGAACCGCGAGCGTCAGGCCGCGGCCGCGGGTGCCGCCGCTTCGGGTCCGGCTGTCGCGGGCGCGCCACAAGCGGCGAGCGCGGCTGCGCCGTCGGCTGCGTCGGCCGCTGAGACCGGTGCCGCGGCGGGCTCCGCCGCCGAGGGCGCATCCGGCCCCGCCGCTTCCGCGCCTGCGCCGGCGAGCCGGCCGAGCGCCGCGTCGCTGCGTTCGCGCGAAGCGTTCCGCAATCGCATGCGCGAAGAAGACGTTCAATAA
- a CDS encoding DUF2065 domain-containing protein, producing the protein MDIAGSLLLAIALMLIIEGMFPFVFPSAWRDTFRKIAERPAHQIRVGGLIVMLLGLVLLFIAT; encoded by the coding sequence ATGGACATAGCTGGCTCGTTATTGCTCGCGATCGCGCTGATGCTGATTATCGAGGGGATGTTTCCGTTCGTTTTTCCGAGCGCCTGGCGCGACACGTTCCGTAAAATAGCGGAACGACCGGCGCATCAGATTCGTGTCGGTGGTCTCATCGTGATGTTGCTCGGGCTGGTTCTGCTGTTCATCGCGACCTGA
- a CDS encoding DUF465 domain-containing protein: MRDRHHVIDANTLRDRILQLESEHSGLDRLIDRMSDEPGIDDFELQRLKKRKLKVKDTIILLQLQLEPDARA; encoded by the coding sequence ATGCGCGATCGTCATCATGTCATCGACGCAAACACACTTCGCGACCGCATTCTGCAACTGGAATCGGAGCATAGTGGACTCGACCGGTTGATCGACCGGATGTCGGATGAACCCGGCATCGACGACTTCGAGTTGCAGCGCCTGAAAAAGCGCAAACTCAAAGTCAAGGACACCATCATCTTGCTGCAATTGCAGCTCGAACCGGACGCGCGCGCCTGA
- a CDS encoding phosphoribosyltransferase, whose translation MIAMKDPRNDDKNLWVGWDEYHRLIEVLALAVHESGWKFDKILCLARGGLRVGDQLSRIYDLPLAILATSSYREAAGTQQGELDIAQYITMTRGELHGNVLLVDDLVDSGVTLARVQQHLKERYPAITAVRSAVLWYKGCSKVKPDYHVQYLPTNPWIHQPFEEWDTVRPHNLGAWIKRGIAQAEEASGN comes from the coding sequence ATGATCGCGATGAAAGATCCGCGTAACGACGACAAGAACCTGTGGGTCGGCTGGGACGAATATCACCGGCTGATCGAGGTGCTCGCACTTGCCGTGCACGAATCGGGCTGGAAGTTCGACAAGATCTTGTGCCTCGCGCGCGGCGGTCTGCGCGTCGGCGACCAGCTGTCGCGCATCTACGATCTGCCGCTGGCCATTCTCGCAACGAGCTCGTATCGCGAGGCGGCCGGCACGCAGCAGGGCGAACTCGACATCGCGCAATACATCACGATGACGCGCGGCGAACTGCACGGCAACGTGCTGCTCGTCGACGACCTCGTCGATTCGGGTGTCACGCTCGCGCGCGTGCAGCAGCATCTGAAGGAACGCTATCCGGCCATCACTGCGGTGCGATCAGCGGTGCTGTGGTACAAGGGCTGCTCGAAGGTTAAGCCCGATTATCACGTGCAGTATCTGCCGACCAACCCGTGGATTCATCAGCCGTTCGAGGAGTGGGACACGGTGCGTCCGCATAATCTCGGCGCGTGGATCAAGCGCGGCATTGCCCAGGCCGAGGAGGCGTCGGGCAATTAA
- the hflC gene encoding protease modulator HflC has protein sequence MNRIIALVVAVVIVLFAASSMVFVVDQRHMAVLSARGDAVPTLLGPGLHVKLPPPLQTVTFVDNRIQSLDAPDEDHYVTSDKTDLLVNPVVKFRVTDPLKLIAETKGDPQSLPDRLALLSRGALGDAFGKFTLSDALAKQQAVAEEARGAMDKSAASLGVSVVDVQLTRVDFPAAVADSVFKRMIAARQQVAADERAKGAAEANQIRADALAKQQAVLADGLAQAQGIRGEGDAKAAEIAAEAFGKDPQFYQFYQSMQAYRKTFKPGDLIVVDSSSEFFRFMRSPTGGVAPDASAPAAHKR, from the coding sequence ATGAACCGAATCATTGCGCTCGTCGTCGCCGTCGTCATCGTGCTGTTCGCGGCATCGTCGATGGTGTTCGTCGTCGATCAACGGCATATGGCGGTGCTGTCCGCGCGCGGCGACGCCGTGCCCACGCTGCTCGGCCCAGGGCTGCACGTGAAGCTGCCGCCGCCGTTGCAAACGGTGACTTTCGTCGACAATCGCATCCAGTCGCTCGACGCACCCGACGAAGATCATTACGTCACGTCGGACAAAACCGATCTGCTGGTCAACCCGGTCGTCAAGTTCCGTGTGACCGATCCGCTGAAGCTGATCGCCGAGACGAAAGGCGATCCGCAGAGCCTGCCCGACCGGCTCGCGCTGCTGTCGCGCGGCGCGCTCGGCGACGCGTTCGGCAAGTTCACACTATCCGACGCGCTCGCGAAACAGCAGGCGGTCGCCGAAGAGGCGCGCGGTGCGATGGACAAGAGCGCGGCATCGCTCGGCGTGTCGGTCGTGGATGTGCAGCTCACGCGCGTCGATTTCCCGGCGGCGGTGGCCGACTCGGTGTTCAAGCGCATGATCGCCGCGCGCCAGCAGGTCGCAGCGGACGAGCGCGCGAAGGGCGCCGCCGAAGCGAACCAGATCCGCGCTGACGCGCTCGCGAAGCAGCAGGCGGTGCTCGCCGACGGCCTCGCCCAGGCCCAAGGCATTCGCGGCGAAGGCGATGCGAAGGCCGCGGAGATCGCCGCCGAAGCGTTCGGCAAGGACCCGCAGTTCTATCAGTTTTATCAAAGCATGCAGGCGTACCGGAAGACCTTCAAACCGGGCGATCTGATCGTGGTCGACTCCAGTAGCGAGTTCTTCCGCTTCATGCGTAGCCCGACCGGCGGCGTCGCCCCGGACGCTTCCGCGCCTGCTGCGCACAAACGCTGA
- a CDS encoding ATP phosphoribosyltransferase regulatory subunit — protein sequence MSTWLLPENIADVLPSEARKIEELRRHLLDRFRSYGYEMVMPPLLEYLESLLTGGGQDLNLRTFKLVDQLSGRTLGLRADITPQVARIDAHLLNRQGVTRLCYAGNVAHTRPRGLHATREQIQIGAEIYGHAGLEADLEIQQLMLDALRLAGLAKVRLDLCHAGVLAALIEAEPAAEELGQALYDALAGKDVPRLVEMTAQFSPVIRDALRALPTLYGDASVLEEARARLPNSPAIARALDDLAFLASQVDGAEVMIDLADLRGYAYHSGVMFSAYVDGVPNAVARGGRYDHVGQAYGRARAATGFSLDLREVARISPIEARSSAILAPWRHDEALRVAVAALRDGGEVVIQALPGHKHDLDEFAFDRVLVERNGAWVVEPRA from the coding sequence ATGTCGACCTGGTTGCTTCCTGAGAATATCGCCGACGTGCTGCCGTCGGAGGCCCGCAAGATCGAAGAATTGCGGCGTCATTTGCTGGACCGTTTCCGCTCGTACGGCTACGAGATGGTGATGCCGCCGCTGCTCGAATACCTCGAGTCGTTGCTGACGGGCGGTGGGCAGGACCTGAATCTGCGCACTTTCAAGCTCGTCGATCAACTGTCGGGCCGCACGCTCGGTCTGCGCGCCGACATCACGCCGCAGGTCGCGCGTATCGACGCGCATCTGCTGAACCGCCAGGGCGTCACGCGTCTTTGCTACGCGGGCAATGTCGCGCATACGCGGCCGCGCGGCCTGCATGCGACGCGTGAGCAGATCCAGATCGGTGCGGAAATCTACGGCCACGCGGGCCTCGAAGCGGACCTCGAAATCCAGCAGCTGATGCTCGACGCACTGCGTCTCGCCGGCCTCGCGAAGGTGCGTCTGGACCTGTGTCACGCGGGCGTGCTGGCGGCGCTGATCGAAGCCGAGCCGGCCGCCGAGGAACTCGGCCAGGCGCTCTACGACGCACTGGCCGGCAAGGACGTGCCGCGCCTCGTCGAGATGACCGCACAATTCTCGCCGGTGATTCGCGATGCGCTGCGCGCGCTGCCCACTTTGTACGGCGACGCTTCGGTGCTCGAAGAGGCCCGCGCGCGTCTGCCGAATTCGCCGGCGATCGCCCGCGCGCTCGACGACCTCGCGTTCCTCGCCAGCCAGGTCGACGGCGCCGAAGTGATGATCGACCTCGCCGATCTGCGCGGCTACGCGTACCACAGTGGCGTGATGTTCTCCGCTTACGTGGACGGCGTGCCGAACGCGGTGGCGCGCGGCGGCCGTTACGACCACGTCGGCCAGGCCTATGGCCGCGCCCGCGCAGCAACCGGCTTTTCGCTGGATCTGCGTGAAGTCGCGCGGATCTCGCCGATCGAAGCGCGCAGCAGCGCGATCCTCGCGCCGTGGCGGCACGACGAGGCGTTGCGCGTGGCGGTCGCGGCATTGCGTGACGGTGGCGAAGTGGTGATCCAGGCGCTGCCTGGCCACAAGCACGATCTCGATGAATTCGCGTTCGACCGCGTGCTGGTCGAGCGCAATGGCGCATGGGTGGTCGAACCGCGCGCTTGA